A region from the Acidobacteriota bacterium genome encodes:
- a CDS encoding FAD-dependent monooxygenase, with translation MTLDLLDKLPVAIVGGGIGGLATALAFHQRGISCRVFESAPRLDPVGAGIWLPSNAMQVLDRLGLAEAVESAGVRLRRAELKTAAGRPLIQVDFDAIRHQFGWSTVSIDRFRLQAILAEALPEGILQLGKRFAGLRLRGDAFELEFADGDHILASAVVGADGLRSRVRQELFPQARLRFAGQTCYRGVANLAIDAIGRENWGRRRRFGFSPLADDRTYWFAPVTSAADIPLEDAAVVRHRFRDFGKLEQSILAATPGDQMLKSDLFDLRPLKRWNRGRIILLGDAAHASTPNLGQGGAQALEDAATLAHCLGEQRTDPASAFARYVRLRRPKAVSIVRRSRIIGRFAHLPGGLPQTLRDALIAATPRAFAQAQFRALARLSF, from the coding sequence GTGACCCTCGATCTACTCGACAAGCTGCCGGTGGCGATCGTCGGCGGCGGCATTGGTGGCCTGGCGACGGCGCTGGCATTCCATCAGCGCGGCATCTCGTGCCGCGTCTTCGAATCGGCTCCGCGCCTCGATCCCGTCGGTGCCGGCATCTGGCTACCCTCCAACGCCATGCAGGTCCTCGACCGCCTGGGCTTGGCGGAAGCGGTCGAGAGCGCCGGCGTACGGCTGCGCCGAGCAGAGCTGAAAACGGCCGCCGGACGTCCGCTCATCCAAGTCGACTTCGACGCCATCCGCCACCAGTTCGGTTGGTCGACGGTCTCGATCGATCGTTTTCGCCTGCAGGCGATCCTCGCCGAGGCTCTCCCCGAGGGCATCCTGCAGCTCGGCAAGCGCTTTGCCGGCCTGCGCTTGCGAGGCGATGCCTTCGAGCTCGAGTTCGCCGATGGCGACCACATCCTCGCCAGTGCCGTGGTCGGCGCCGATGGGCTGCGCTCGCGGGTGCGTCAGGAGCTCTTCCCGCAGGCCCGCCTGCGCTTTGCCGGCCAGACCTGCTACCGCGGTGTCGCCAACCTCGCCATCGATGCGATCGGTAGAGAAAACTGGGGCCGGCGCCGGCGCTTCGGCTTCTCCCCCCTCGCCGACGACCGCACCTACTGGTTCGCTCCGGTGACCTCGGCGGCGGACATTCCCCTCGAGGACGCGGCGGTCGTGCGACACCGCTTCCGCGACTTCGGAAAGCTCGAGCAGAGCATCCTGGCGGCCACGCCAGGCGACCAGATGCTGAAGAGCGACCTGTTCGATCTCCGGCCATTGAAGCGCTGGAACCGTGGCCGGATCATCCTGCTCGGGGATGCCGCCCATGCGTCGACCCCCAACCTCGGCCAAGGCGGAGCCCAGGCCCTCGAGGATGCCGCCACCCTCGCCCATTGCCTGGGCGAGCAGAGAACCGATCCGGCCAGCGCCTTTGCGCGCTACGTCCGGCTGCGGCGCCCGAAGGCCGTCTCCATCGTCCGCCGATCGCGCATCATCGGGCGCTTCGCCCATCTCCCTGGCGGCCTACCCCAGACCCTGCGCGACGCCCTCATCGCCGCCACTCCTCGAGCCTTCGCCCAGGCGCAGTTTCGAGCCCTGGCGCGTCTGTCTTTCTGA
- a CDS encoding aldehyde dehydrogenase family protein, which translates to MTIAEIFESMDYGPAPESAGSADQWIARREGRFGPMIAGEFHRDTSGGELETFSPGSGRSLGQVLLCGQQEVDAAVKAARDAQPAWWALGGHGRARYLYAIARQIQKTSRLLAVLETLDNGKPIRESRDLDVPLAARHFYHHAGWAQILDQKQPQWRPLGVAGQIIPWNFPLLMLAWKIAPALATGNTVVLKPAELTSLSAVAFGEICQAVGLPPGVVNLVTGDGATGELIVQHPDVDKIAFTGSTEVGRLIRRATAGSGKKISLELGGKSPFVVFDDADLDGAVEGVVDAIWFNQGEVCCAGSRLLVHEGVAERFYDKLRRRMETLRLGDPLDKAIDVGAVVAPVQLERIRSLVARGVEEGAELWQPAESCPADGYFYPPTLLTGVEPAATVAQEEIFGPVLVAMTFRTPEEAVALANNTRYGLAGSVWTENINLALQVAAKIKAGTLWVNCTNQFDAAAGFGGYRESGFGREGGFEGLWEYVQPAWHGEVAKTAPAPSAIPSSDPAEPSASGVPTIDRTAKMYIGGRQARPDGGYSRVVAGPGGERLGEVGEGNRKDLRNAVAAARKAGTGWAKASAHLRAQILFYIAENLAPRKAELVRRLSAMTGAASAAAEAEVDRSIERWFLWAGWADKYAGTVQAVPIRNFTFAVHEPLGTIGIVCPDHAPLLAFTSAVAPAIAMGNTVITLPSEAHPLAATDLYQVFDTSDVPAGVINIVTGERDGLAAVLADHDDVDGLWYFGPQSGHGALEAASIGNLKRTWMAHPGRDWHDPEQGAGEEFLRQALQVKNIWVPWGE; encoded by the coding sequence ATGACCATCGCCGAGATCTTCGAATCCATGGACTACGGTCCGGCACCGGAGTCGGCCGGCAGCGCCGACCAATGGATCGCCCGGCGCGAGGGCCGCTTCGGCCCGATGATCGCCGGCGAGTTCCACCGCGACACCAGCGGCGGCGAGCTCGAAACCTTCTCACCGGGCAGCGGCCGGTCGCTCGGCCAGGTGCTGCTTTGCGGTCAACAGGAAGTCGATGCGGCGGTCAAAGCGGCGCGCGACGCTCAGCCAGCTTGGTGGGCCCTCGGCGGCCACGGCCGGGCGCGCTACCTCTACGCCATCGCGCGCCAGATCCAGAAGACTTCGCGCCTGCTGGCGGTGCTCGAAACCCTCGACAACGGCAAACCGATTCGCGAGAGCCGCGACCTCGACGTGCCGCTGGCGGCACGCCACTTCTACCACCACGCCGGCTGGGCCCAGATCCTCGATCAGAAGCAACCCCAGTGGCGCCCCCTGGGAGTCGCCGGGCAGATCATTCCGTGGAACTTTCCGCTCCTCATGCTGGCCTGGAAGATCGCGCCGGCCCTCGCCACCGGCAACACGGTCGTGCTCAAGCCGGCCGAGCTCACCAGCCTGTCGGCGGTCGCCTTTGGAGAGATCTGCCAGGCCGTCGGCCTGCCCCCCGGGGTGGTCAACCTGGTGACCGGCGATGGTGCCACCGGCGAGCTCATCGTGCAGCATCCGGACGTCGACAAGATCGCCTTCACCGGTTCCACCGAGGTGGGTCGCCTGATTCGGCGGGCCACCGCCGGCAGCGGCAAGAAGATCTCGCTAGAGCTCGGCGGCAAGTCGCCCTTCGTGGTGTTCGACGACGCCGACCTCGACGGCGCCGTCGAAGGGGTGGTCGACGCCATCTGGTTCAACCAGGGCGAGGTGTGCTGCGCCGGCTCACGGCTGCTGGTCCACGAGGGCGTTGCGGAGCGTTTCTACGACAAGCTTCGCCGACGGATGGAGACTCTTCGTCTGGGAGATCCCCTCGACAAGGCGATCGACGTCGGTGCGGTGGTCGCGCCGGTGCAGCTCGAGCGCATCCGTTCCCTGGTGGCCCGCGGGGTGGAGGAAGGAGCCGAGCTCTGGCAGCCTGCCGAGAGCTGCCCGGCCGACGGCTACTTCTATCCACCGACCCTGCTCACCGGGGTCGAGCCGGCGGCCACCGTCGCCCAGGAGGAGATCTTCGGGCCGGTGTTGGTGGCGATGACCTTCCGAACGCCGGAAGAGGCCGTCGCCCTGGCCAACAACACCCGCTATGGACTCGCCGGCAGCGTCTGGACCGAAAACATCAACCTGGCGCTGCAGGTGGCCGCCAAGATCAAGGCCGGCACCCTGTGGGTCAACTGCACCAACCAGTTCGACGCCGCCGCCGGCTTCGGCGGCTACCGAGAAAGCGGCTTCGGACGCGAAGGAGGCTTCGAAGGTCTTTGGGAGTATGTGCAGCCGGCCTGGCACGGGGAGGTGGCGAAAACCGCCCCCGCCCCCTCGGCGATACCGAGCAGCGACCCGGCAGAGCCCTCCGCCAGCGGCGTTCCCACCATCGATCGCACCGCCAAGATGTATATCGGCGGTCGGCAGGCGCGCCCCGATGGCGGCTACAGCCGGGTCGTCGCAGGGCCCGGCGGTGAGCGCCTCGGCGAGGTCGGCGAAGGAAACCGCAAGGATCTCCGCAACGCGGTCGCCGCGGCGCGCAAGGCCGGTACCGGCTGGGCCAAAGCCAGCGCCCACCTGCGAGCCCAGATCCTGTTCTACATTGCCGAGAACCTCGCGCCGCGCAAGGCCGAGCTGGTCCGCCGCCTGAGCGCCATGACCGGTGCCGCGAGCGCCGCCGCCGAAGCCGAGGTCGACCGCAGCATCGAGCGCTGGTTCTTGTGGGCCGGCTGGGCCGACAAGTACGCCGGTACGGTGCAGGCGGTGCCGATCCGCAACTTCACCTTCGCCGTCCACGAGCCCCTCGGCACCATCGGCATCGTCTGCCCGGATCACGCCCCGCTGCTCGCCTTCACCTCGGCCGTCGCTCCGGCGATCGCGATGGGCAATACGGTGATCACCCTGCCGTCCGAAGCCCACCCCCTGGCGGCAACGGACCTCTACCAGGTCTTCGACACCTCCGACGTCCCGGCCGGCGTGATCAATATCGTGACCGGCGAGAGGGACGGCCTCGCCGCCGTCCTCGCCGACCACGACGACGTCGACGGCCTGTGGTACTTCGGTCCGCAGAGCGGCCACGGCGCCCTCGAGGCGGCCTCGATCGGCAACCTAAAGCGCACCTGGATGGCACACCCGGGACGCGACTGGCACGACCCGGAGCAGGGCGCCGGCGAAGAGTTCCTGCGCCAGGCGCTGCAGGTCAAGAACATCTGGGTTCCCTGGGGCGAGTGA
- the deoC gene encoding deoxyribose-phosphate aldolase, with the protein MTVRNIRDHSSSDHAELRNPGMPLDLGWVGDLRVNTSAVERRAATMPKRRSVKKDWQAAWQLRAITCIDLTTLAGDDTPGRVRRLCAKARQPVRQDLLEALGAADLGLRVAAVCVYHEMIATAVRALAGSGIPVCAVSTGFPAGLSPYRQRLAEIHASVEAGAEEIDIVITRAHVLNGDWQALYDEVKSFREACGAAHLKAILATGELATLRNVARASLVAMMAGADFIKTSTGKEKSNATLPVSLVMVRTLREYFERTGHRIGFKPAGGISTARQAVDWLALIKEELGNDWLHHDRFRFGASSLLGDLERQLEHFATGRYSAAFRHPIA; encoded by the coding sequence ATGACCGTTCGAAACATCCGAGACCATTCCTCCTCCGATCACGCGGAGCTGCGCAATCCCGGCATGCCCCTCGACCTGGGCTGGGTCGGTGACCTGCGGGTCAACACCAGTGCCGTCGAGCGGCGCGCCGCGACCATGCCGAAGCGCCGCTCCGTGAAGAAAGACTGGCAAGCCGCCTGGCAGCTGCGAGCGATCACCTGTATCGATCTCACCACCCTCGCCGGCGACGACACGCCGGGCCGCGTTCGCCGCCTTTGCGCCAAGGCCCGCCAGCCGGTGAGGCAAGACCTACTCGAGGCCCTGGGCGCCGCCGATCTCGGCCTGCGGGTGGCGGCGGTCTGCGTCTACCACGAGATGATCGCCACTGCCGTCCGCGCCCTCGCCGGCTCGGGAATCCCGGTCTGCGCCGTCTCCACGGGGTTTCCGGCGGGACTCTCGCCCTACCGCCAGCGCCTGGCGGAGATCCACGCCTCGGTCGAGGCGGGCGCCGAAGAAATCGACATCGTCATCACCCGTGCCCACGTCCTGAACGGCGACTGGCAGGCCCTCTACGACGAGGTCAAGTCCTTCCGCGAGGCCTGTGGAGCAGCCCATCTGAAGGCGATTCTCGCCACCGGCGAGCTCGCCACCCTGCGCAACGTCGCCCGCGCCAGTCTGGTCGCGATGATGGCCGGTGCCGACTTCATCAAGACCTCCACCGGCAAAGAGAAGTCCAACGCCACCTTGCCGGTGAGCCTGGTGATGGTGCGCACCCTGCGGGAGTACTTCGAACGCACCGGCCATCGCATCGGGTTCAAGCCGGCAGGAGGCATCTCGACAGCCCGCCAGGCGGTCGACTGGCTGGCCCTGATCAAGGAAGAGCTGGGCAATGACTGGCTGCACCACGACCGCTTTCGGTTCGGCGCCAGCAGCCTGCTCGGCGACCTCGAGCGCCAGCTCGAGCACTTCGCCACCGGTCGCTACTCCGCCGCATTCCGCCATCCGATCGCTTGA
- a CDS encoding cold-shock protein, which translates to MRTKGIVKWFNDQKGFGFITPEDGGKDCFVHHKSIEGEGFKTLAEGARVEFDVVQGQKGPAAEKVVTI; encoded by the coding sequence ATGCGTACAAAAGGTATTGTGAAGTGGTTCAACGATCAGAAGGGCTTCGGCTTCATCACTCCGGAAGATGGCGGCAAGGACTGCTTCGTCCATCACAAGTCGATCGAGGGTGAAGGCTTCAAGACCCTGGCCGAAGGTGCCCGTGTCGAGTTCGACGTCGTCCAGGGCCAGAAGGGCCCGGCGGCCGAGAAGGTCGTCACCATCTAG
- a CDS encoding MmcQ/YjbR family DNA-binding protein, translating into MTKEEFQHEVILDLRARALAFPGVEEGDSCVKRSFKVRKKGFLYLGEKANEYNVMVKLGPSLEEAQTLAETRPDRWSVGKGGWGIFKFDPAERPPAGVLERWLEESYRLQAPKTLVAQLES; encoded by the coding sequence ATGACCAAAGAAGAGTTTCAGCACGAAGTGATCCTCGACCTGCGGGCTCGGGCCCTGGCTTTTCCTGGCGTCGAAGAGGGAGATTCCTGCGTCAAGCGTAGCTTCAAGGTGCGCAAGAAGGGCTTCCTCTACCTCGGCGAGAAGGCCAACGAGTACAACGTGATGGTCAAGCTGGGGCCGTCCCTCGAGGAAGCCCAGACGCTGGCCGAGACCCGACCCGATCGCTGGAGCGTCGGCAAGGGCGGCTGGGGAATCTTCAAGTTCGACCCGGCGGAGCGTCCTCCCGCAGGGGTGCTCGAGCGTTGGCTCGAAGAGAGCTATCGACTGCAGGCGCCAAAGACGCTGGTGGCTCAGCTCGAGTCCTGA
- a CDS encoding alpha/beta hydrolase-fold protein: MQQSTVLVALLLLAATLAGVASAETAPDEAIEIGRSHLLESKLLEQTRRINVYLPKSYDESPQRHYPVLYLLDGGVREDFVHITGLASLAADYRNLREFLVVGIENIDRYHDLTSPTAVEAERQRLPTAGGAAEFRTFLGRELLPWVKSRFRVTGETVLIGESLAGHFVVETYLEQPRMFQGYVAVSPSLWWNDQRLAKGAASALRRPRPADRHLFLAIADEGGAMQEGLDRLLAALAAVSASSWTFEPFPGETHGTIFHPAAWTALRQLFALEPAGSGQDSS; encoded by the coding sequence TTGCAGCAATCCACCGTCCTCGTAGCGCTCCTCCTCCTGGCCGCGACGCTGGCGGGCGTCGCGAGCGCCGAAACTGCGCCCGACGAGGCGATCGAGATCGGCCGCAGCCACCTGCTGGAATCGAAGCTGCTGGAGCAAACCCGTCGCATCAACGTCTACCTGCCGAAAAGCTATGACGAGTCGCCGCAACGCCATTACCCGGTGCTCTACCTGCTCGATGGCGGGGTGCGGGAGGACTTCGTCCACATCACCGGTCTCGCCTCCCTCGCCGCCGACTATCGCAACCTGCGGGAGTTTCTGGTGGTGGGCATCGAGAACATCGACCGCTACCACGATCTGACCTCGCCGACGGCCGTCGAAGCTGAAAGGCAACGCCTGCCCACCGCCGGCGGCGCCGCCGAGTTCCGCACCTTCCTCGGCCGCGAGCTGCTTCCCTGGGTGAAGTCCCGGTTCCGGGTGACCGGAGAGACGGTTCTGATCGGAGAGTCCCTGGCAGGCCATTTCGTGGTCGAGACCTACCTCGAGCAGCCGCGAATGTTCCAGGGCTATGTCGCCGTCAGTCCTTCCCTGTGGTGGAACGACCAAAGACTCGCCAAGGGAGCCGCGAGCGCCCTCCGCCGACCGCGCCCGGCTGACCGCCACCTGTTTCTGGCCATCGCCGACGAAGGCGGAGCCATGCAAGAGGGACTCGATCGCCTGCTCGCAGCTCTGGCCGCGGTCTCGGCGTCGAGCTGGACCTTCGAGCCCTTCCCCGGCGAAACCCACGGCACCATCTTCCATCCCGCCGCCTGGACCGCCCTACGCCAGCTCTTCGCCCTGGAGCCGGCCGGATCCGGTCAGGACTCGAGCTGA
- a CDS encoding alpha/beta hydrolase, which produces MTEPIRPPSPLWLMLEPRAVYEAAASVFALPVLRKAPRGDGHGVMVMPGFMASDLSTEPLRGYLNYLGYRPFRWRLGRNLGLRRGLERRMAARLASVRKRSGRPVTLIGWSLGGVFARELARENPDAVRQVITLGSPFTGSPKANWAWRLFEVTSGLKLDEMDPTDIAQRSEPLPVPSTAIFSRSDGITAWQCCVERHGEHSESIEVVGSHFGLGFNPVVLYTIADRLAQEEGRWRPFERHGLRRYFYPRSRTS; this is translated from the coding sequence ATGACCGAACCGATTCGCCCGCCGTCGCCGCTGTGGCTGATGCTCGAGCCGCGAGCGGTCTACGAAGCCGCCGCCTCGGTGTTCGCTCTGCCGGTGCTGCGCAAGGCACCGCGCGGCGACGGCCATGGCGTGATGGTGATGCCCGGCTTCATGGCCAGCGACCTGTCCACGGAACCGCTGCGCGGTTACCTCAATTACCTCGGCTATCGCCCCTTCCGCTGGCGCCTGGGACGCAACCTCGGGCTCCGGCGCGGCCTCGAGCGCCGCATGGCGGCGCGGCTGGCGTCGGTTCGCAAACGCAGCGGCCGGCCGGTCACCCTGATCGGCTGGAGCCTGGGGGGTGTCTTCGCCCGCGAGCTCGCCCGCGAGAACCCCGATGCGGTGCGCCAGGTGATCACCCTCGGCAGCCCCTTCACCGGCAGCCCGAAGGCCAACTGGGCGTGGCGCCTGTTCGAAGTCACCAGCGGCCTCAAGCTCGACGAGATGGACCCGACGGACATCGCTCAACGCAGCGAGCCCCTGCCGGTGCCGAGCACCGCCATCTTCTCGCGCAGCGACGGCATCACGGCCTGGCAGTGCTGTGTCGAGCGCCACGGCGAGCACAGCGAGAGCATCGAAGTCGTGGGCAGCCACTTCGGTCTCGGCTTCAACCCCGTCGTGCTCTACACCATCGCCGACCGCTTGGCCCAGGAGGAAGGCCGGTGGCGCCCCTTCGAGCGCCACGGCCTGCGCCGCTACTTCTACCCCCGCTCGCGCACCTCCTGA
- a CDS encoding wax ester/triacylglycerol synthase family O-acyltransferase has product MTSKSPALLGLDAAFLYLENERSPMHIGSLILMEGHTAEGPFDFATFRRRLERRVLRVPILRQRLVQDPTGLGSPSWVDDEAFDLDHHLHHTSLAEPGGWAQLRSLMAHEIAQPLDRSRPLWEILFIDGLGDLPETPPGAVALISKMHHAAVDGVSGAEILGALFDLSPEPGPEPERPPWRPTNAPSDLELLLATGKRAIGKPLGLAKAVGRTVKGLAGSGALLALRRIKPPPVPFSAPRTPLNQPVGKLRSWDGVTLPLDRIKALKGRIEGATVNDVVLTICSGALRRYLGEHDALPEDPLVAMAPISVRGDDEKSSLGNRVSAMLVPLATHLPAPLERLQAIHRDAVGSKSYHRAIGADTLTDYSNFVPFSVAALAARLYTGMGAARLHRPAFNVVITNVPGPQVPLYLGGSRMLSHLGTAPLFDGIGLLLAIFSYDGGLGIGVTACRRLMPDVEFFTNALSESLDELEAAVSASEETR; this is encoded by the coding sequence GTGACCTCGAAGAGCCCCGCCCTGCTCGGCCTCGACGCCGCGTTTCTCTATCTCGAGAACGAGCGTTCGCCGATGCACATCGGCTCCCTGATCCTGATGGAAGGTCACACCGCCGAGGGTCCCTTCGACTTCGCCACCTTTCGCCGACGCCTGGAGCGGCGCGTCTTGCGGGTGCCCATTCTGCGACAGCGGCTGGTGCAGGATCCGACCGGCCTGGGCAGCCCGTCCTGGGTCGACGACGAGGCCTTCGACCTCGATCATCATCTCCATCACACGAGCCTCGCCGAACCCGGCGGCTGGGCGCAATTGCGCTCCCTGATGGCGCACGAGATCGCCCAGCCCCTCGACCGCTCGCGGCCGCTGTGGGAGATCCTCTTCATCGACGGCCTCGGCGACCTGCCGGAAACGCCGCCGGGGGCCGTGGCGTTGATCTCCAAAATGCACCACGCCGCCGTCGACGGTGTTTCCGGTGCCGAGATCCTCGGGGCTCTCTTCGACCTCAGCCCCGAGCCCGGTCCCGAGCCGGAGCGGCCGCCCTGGCGCCCCACCAACGCCCCCTCCGACCTCGAGCTGCTGCTCGCCACCGGCAAGCGCGCCATCGGCAAGCCCCTCGGCCTCGCCAAGGCCGTCGGCCGCACAGTCAAGGGCTTGGCCGGCTCCGGAGCGCTGCTCGCCCTGCGCCGGATCAAACCGCCGCCGGTGCCCTTCTCCGCTCCCCGCACGCCCCTCAACCAGCCGGTTGGCAAGCTGCGTTCCTGGGACGGCGTCACCCTGCCGCTCGACCGCATCAAGGCACTCAAGGGACGCATCGAGGGGGCCACCGTCAACGATGTCGTGCTCACCATCTGCTCCGGTGCCCTGCGCCGCTACCTCGGCGAGCACGACGCTCTGCCGGAGGATCCCCTGGTCGCGATGGCGCCAATCTCGGTGCGCGGCGACGACGAGAAGAGCTCCCTCGGCAATCGCGTCTCGGCCATGCTGGTGCCCCTCGCGACTCACCTGCCGGCTCCCCTCGAGCGCCTGCAGGCGATTCACCGCGATGCCGTCGGCAGCAAGAGCTACCATCGCGCCATCGGTGCCGACACGCTCACCGACTACAGCAATTTCGTGCCCTTTTCGGTCGCCGCCCTGGCCGCTCGGCTCTACACCGGCATGGGCGCCGCGCGTCTCCATCGGCCGGCCTTCAATGTCGTCATCACCAACGTTCCTGGGCCGCAGGTACCGCTCTACCTGGGCGGCTCACGCATGCTGTCGCACCTCGGCACGGCGCCGCTGTTCGACGGTATCGGTCTCCTGCTGGCGATCTTCAGCTATGACGGCGGTCTCGGCATAGGCGTCACCGCCTGCCGCCGCCTGATGCCCGATGTCGAGTTCTTCACCAACGCCCTCTCCGAGTCTCTCGACGAGCTCGAAGCGGCGGTGTCCGCCAGCGAGGAGACCCGATGA
- a CDS encoding amino acid aminotransferase — translation MTTTLDGSPVFRDVATAPPDPILSLTEHYRGDSRSDKLNLGVGVYVAADGTTPVLAAVKAAEERILREEVSKSYLPIPGTAEYASRVRELVLGPAHPAVAAGRSFTLHSPGGTGALRVFLETLQRVAPQTRVWVSDPTWVNHGPLLDAVGLEQRVYPYFDPSSQGLAFDAMVAALEGAVAGDVVVLHSCCHNPSGVDLSADQWSVVAELVARRQLLPLFDFAYQGFGDGLDADAAGMLKVIAAVPEAAVCSSFSKNLGLYRERVGALTMITADARETEPLFSQAKRAVRSLYSSPPSHGGTVAAMVLSDDHLRRQWLAELDAMRQRVVDMRQLLAACLDDRGLHLHPQGNDFLRRKRGMFSFTGLGPEQVDRMRDEQAVYMVRSGRINVAGLNERTVPRLVDALAAIL, via the coding sequence GTGACCACCACCCTCGATGGAAGTCCTGTATTTCGCGATGTTGCGACGGCGCCGCCGGACCCGATTCTCAGCCTGACGGAGCACTACCGCGGCGATTCCCGAAGCGACAAGCTCAATCTCGGGGTGGGCGTTTATGTCGCCGCCGACGGCACCACGCCGGTGCTGGCGGCGGTCAAGGCGGCGGAGGAGCGGATCCTGCGAGAGGAGGTCAGCAAGTCGTATCTGCCGATCCCTGGAACGGCTGAGTACGCGTCGCGGGTGCGCGAGCTGGTGCTCGGTCCGGCCCATCCGGCGGTCGCCGCCGGTCGCAGCTTCACTTTGCACTCGCCGGGGGGGACCGGCGCGCTGCGGGTCTTCTTGGAGACGCTGCAGCGGGTGGCGCCGCAGACGCGGGTGTGGGTGTCGGATCCCACCTGGGTGAACCACGGCCCCCTGCTCGATGCGGTGGGGCTGGAGCAACGGGTGTATCCGTACTTCGACCCGAGCTCCCAAGGCTTGGCCTTCGACGCCATGGTGGCGGCCCTCGAAGGAGCCGTCGCCGGCGATGTCGTGGTGTTGCATAGCTGCTGTCACAACCCGAGCGGCGTCGATCTGAGCGCCGACCAGTGGTCGGTGGTCGCCGAGCTGGTGGCGCGGCGCCAGTTGTTGCCGCTGTTCGACTTCGCCTACCAGGGTTTTGGCGATGGCCTCGACGCCGACGCCGCCGGCATGCTGAAGGTGATCGCCGCCGTGCCCGAGGCCGCCGTCTGCAGCAGCTTCTCGAAGAATCTCGGGCTTTACCGCGAGCGCGTCGGGGCGCTCACCATGATCACCGCCGATGCTCGCGAGACGGAGCCCCTGTTCAGCCAGGCGAAGCGTGCCGTGCGCTCCCTCTACTCGAGCCCGCCGTCCCACGGCGGCACGGTGGCGGCCATGGTGCTTTCCGACGACCATCTGCGGCGACAGTGGCTCGCCGAGCTCGACGCCATGCGTCAGCGGGTGGTCGACATGCGTCAGCTACTCGCCGCTTGCCTGGACGATCGCGGGCTCCACCTGCACCCGCAGGGCAACGACTTCCTGCGTCGCAAGCGCGGCATGTTCTCCTTCACCGGCCTCGGGCCCGAGCAGGTGGACCGCATGCGCGATGAGCAGGCGGTCTACATGGTGCGTTCCGGCCGCATCAACGTCGCCGGCCTCAACGAGCGCACCGTGCCGCGCCTGGTCGACGCCCTCGCCGCCATTCTCTAG
- a CDS encoding helix-turn-helix domain-containing protein: MRQLAYCPRYPLGRYIELLWWMEGPPPAHRRERLLPMGTCEIVLVLGNRLTATAPDLAGEPSERCLVVGAHSEAFVIDPRDTCVLGVHFRPGGAHPFFGLPTDEVRNRRLPLEALWGRAEVAELEEAIFEDPTPRRCFQLLEAALERRLEPASGKSQEALVAQSLALFEGDPQRSIRQTAADLGVGERRFLSLFRRQVGLSPKAFRRVRRFQQALRGLAAGRGGAGLADLALDCGYYDQPHLNHDFRAFTGVSPGRYLRLKAGLRNLNHLPLED; this comes from the coding sequence TTGCGACAGCTGGCCTACTGTCCGCGATACCCGCTCGGTCGCTATATCGAGCTGCTCTGGTGGATGGAGGGGCCTCCGCCTGCCCACCGTCGGGAACGGCTGCTACCGATGGGCACCTGCGAGATCGTCCTGGTGCTGGGAAATCGCCTGACGGCGACCGCTCCGGACCTGGCCGGCGAGCCCAGCGAGCGCTGCCTGGTGGTCGGTGCCCACAGCGAAGCCTTCGTCATCGATCCCCGCGACACCTGCGTTCTGGGAGTGCACTTTCGCCCCGGCGGTGCCCACCCGTTCTTCGGCTTGCCGACGGACGAGGTGCGCAACCGGCGACTGCCCCTCGAAGCTCTGTGGGGGCGGGCGGAGGTGGCGGAGCTCGAGGAGGCGATCTTCGAGGATCCCACCCCTCGACGCTGCTTCCAGCTTCTCGAGGCGGCCCTCGAACGGCGTCTCGAGCCGGCCTCGGGGAAGTCTCAGGAGGCCCTGGTGGCGCAGTCCCTCGCTCTCTTCGAAGGCGATCCCCAGCGCTCGATCCGGCAGACGGCGGCCGACCTCGGTGTCGGCGAGCGGCGCTTTCTGTCGCTGTTTCGGCGGCAGGTCGGTCTGTCGCCGAAGGCCTTCCGGCGAGTGCGCCGCTTCCAGCAGGCGCTCCGCGGTCTCGCCGCCGGCCGTGGCGGCGCCGGCCTCGCCGACCTCGCTCTCGACTGCGGCTACTACGATCAGCCTCACCTCAATCACGACTTCCGCGCCTTCACCGGGGTCAGCCCGGGGCGGTACCTGCGTCTCAAGGCCGGCTTGCGGAATCTCAATCACCTGCCGCTCGAGGACTGA
- a CDS encoding VOC family protein produces MTDRPSHFRPGFRTLTPYLTVHDAAGLIAFMGEVFEARETGRTEEDGVIRNAALEIGDSMVEVSEARGEWPARPGSLHVYLKDVDEVYGRALNAGATSLHEPEDMPYGERGAALLDAFGNHWYLATYTGEYAAD; encoded by the coding sequence ATGACTGACCGACCGAGCCACTTTCGTCCCGGATTTCGTACCCTGACGCCCTATCTCACCGTCCACGATGCGGCGGGCCTGATCGCCTTCATGGGCGAGGTCTTCGAGGCTCGCGAGACCGGGCGCACCGAGGAGGACGGCGTGATTCGCAACGCCGCTCTCGAGATCGGTGATTCGATGGTCGAGGTCTCTGAGGCGCGTGGCGAGTGGCCGGCCCGGCCCGGCTCCCTCCACGTCTATCTGAAGGATGTCGACGAGGTCTATGGCCGCGCTCTGAACGCCGGAGCGACGTCCCTCCACGAGCCCGAAGACATGCCCTACGGCGAGCGCGGGGCCGCCCTTCTCGATGCCTTCGGCAACCACTGGTATCTCGCGACCTACACCGGCGAGTACGCCGCGGATTGA